One window of the Thermoproteales archaeon genome contains the following:
- a CDS encoding glycosyltransferase codes for MSDLYIFIKQITQTSFIFSNVGLIYFIIFLVYLAGTIYATAVMFLQIAYMRSAIKGREKQSGKNTNPRFIGKYPKISIQIPVREEPLDIIERILTSCSKLDYPRDKLEVIIVSDDSESNALKIKNLVEEMVKKTGLNILFLHRKERKGFKAGALNYALRYSSGDYIVVFDVDTIFEKDFLKKVVSHALEGYDAVVVRWVAGNVDLTQTSKALSFVFDIMAEIVQNGRAYWSRTPALVGSGCMIKRSILEKLGGWDEKSIAEDSDMGLRILLSGGKIKFAEDTKIAVEVPYNYASFKKQQIRWIYGSVEMLRKYALAILSSSYLSFKQKIDNLLYYGQYI; via the coding sequence ATGAGCGATTTGTATATCTTTATAAAGCAGATAACTCAAACCTCCTTCATCTTCAGTAATGTAGGTTTAATTTATTTCATCATATTCTTGGTATATTTAGCTGGTACTATTTATGCAACGGCAGTCATGTTTCTTCAAATAGCTTATATGCGTTCTGCAATAAAAGGTCGTGAGAAGCAATCCGGCAAAAATACTAATCCGCGCTTTATAGGCAAATATCCAAAAATATCTATTCAAATTCCGGTTAGGGAAGAGCCGCTTGACATTATCGAGCGTATACTAACCTCTTGTTCGAAACTTGACTATCCTAGAGATAAGTTAGAAGTTATTATCGTAAGCGATGATTCGGAGAGTAACGCATTGAAGATTAAGAATCTAGTCGAAGAAATGGTTAAAAAAACAGGGCTGAATATACTTTTTCTTCATCGCAAAGAAAGAAAGGGATTTAAAGCGGGAGCCTTAAACTATGCTCTAAGGTATAGTAGCGGCGACTATATCGTAGTTTTCGATGTAGATACGATATTTGAAAAGGATTTCTTAAAAAAGGTAGTCTCTCATGCATTGGAAGGTTACGATGCTGTTGTTGTTCGTTGGGTAGCTGGAAATGTCGACCTAACACAAACTAGTAAAGCACTATCATTCGTTTTTGATATTATGGCTGAGATAGTGCAGAATGGAAGGGCTTACTGGAGCAGAACGCCAGCTTTAGTCGGATCCGGGTGCATGATTAAACGGAGTATATTAGAAAAACTAGGTGGCTGGGATGAGAAAAGCATTGCAGAGGATAGCGATATGGGCTTGCGCATATTGTTATCTGGTGGTAAGATAAAATTTGCAGAAGATACGAAAATAGCTGTTGAAGTTCCGTATAATTACGCTTCGTTTAAAAAACAACAGATAAGATGGATATATGGCTCAGTAGAGATGCTAAGGAAATATGCTTTAGCTATACTTTCGAGCTCCTATCTAAGCTTTAAACAAAAAATTGATAATCTGCTTTACTATGGACAGTATATAAG